In Aegilops tauschii subsp. strangulata cultivar AL8/78 chromosome 3, Aet v6.0, whole genome shotgun sequence, one genomic interval encodes:
- the LOC109757309 gene encoding protein ALWAYS EARLY 3: protein MGPAKGSRTIHKITIKRHEDRQHHEDPTSSSNVKLKISQKRKRSDLDLHWSKDELMHFYEAYRRHGKNWKKISAVVGSKSADTVEALYYVHRTFLSLPEREGTARGFIALAAGHDNALESPSHRETDQMVRSSGKGRRRGEAAWQKENAAPNPHNAFTNQEMRIAGFTSSFKKRYHGELVRYISRHPVRKRTPRVPVLLPLGINATNKANEEINNDGSSPDGSSGITEAKVVQGQTFLEIKGTEDTEISQSQQHLNLKKRRIQQSMDEGQTSKVEPGTTMVAEKEGHNLSDYERLSRLFSPEEMMVLDVLESLVTVPNETSQAKINSPSGTCGKRISASSNTQEEGLSPVYQSKQTKQDSDSSASAERKKRRKKLPDEEVLAEEQISSGNTSVIPQACQLDTTEQPSLNSDFEKEAIDIPESTANICAEVSPDAPMEIDPQISMSRKSKRKSKVQCKRNYVFCNEGADNLQAKKLLHCLSSESLRRWCTYEWFYSAVDYPWFMNNEFVNYLNFAKLSHLSRLTRSEWSTIRSSLGKPRRFSNHFLAVEKEKLEDYRQNVRKYYAELSDGLRDSLPTDLARPFSVGQHVIVRHPSTRELADGKVVIMERDCYKVQFDSPDLGVDIIKDTDCMPVNWLDNLPDDLKKRSSLSNNAHRKPDFEHIPELTSKESWGNIMNDISVPESSSSRQASSSVGGELLPTKSTTICRSTLPPFHPLQSAADSLQSRGRSNNNSGQSDELDSHVTAFVQKSLKQAKQMVGEVMQASYGNGNESGEEATPCISLESESTLDDAQLPSTLIENCVATVIAIKDLSEHRHPPAKIAGVLERAFLMLRPSCPENLAIYSEIESYIAVVKSQILALVPTTSGNAALAM, encoded by the exons ATGGGTCCAGCAAAAGGTTCTCGGACAATCCACAAGATCACAATAAAAAGACACGAGGATCGACAGCATCATGAGGATCCAACTAGTTCAAGCAATGTGAAACTTAAA ATTTCTCAGAAGAGGAAGAGGTCAGACTTAGATCTCCACTGGAGCAAGGATGAGCTGATGCACTTTTATGAAGCCTACCGGCGGCATGGAAAGAATTGGAAAAAA ATCAGTGCAGTAGTTGGCAGCAAATCGGCAGACACTGTAGAAGCTCTTTACTATGTGCATCGG ACTTTCTTATCTCTTCCGGAGCGTGAAGGTACTGCCAGGGGATTTATTGCATTGGCTGCTGGTCATGACAATGCTTTG GAATCTCCAAGTCATAGAGAAACTGATCAGATGGTTAGATCATCTGGGAAGGGACGGAGACGTGGAGAAGCTGCATGGCAAAAAGAGAATGCAGCACCTAACCCTCACAACGCCTTCACAAATCAGGAAATGAGAATTGCTGGCTTTACATCTTCTTTCAAGAAAAGATACCATGGAG AACTTGTCAGGTACATCAGTAGACATCCTGTTCGGAAACGTACTCCTCGTGTACCAGTTTTACTTCCTTTGGGCATCAATGCTACAAACAAGGCTAATGaggagataaataatgatggaaGCTCTCCTGATGGAAGTTCAGGAATCACTGAAGCAAAGGTTGTTCAGGGCCAGACTTTCTTGGAAATCAAAGGAACTGAAGATACTGAGATATCTCAGTCCCAGCAACATTTAAATTTGAAGAAGAGAAGAATTCAGCAAAGCATGGACGAAGGCCAGACCAGCAAAGTTGAGCCTGGTACCACGATGGTGGCTGAAAAAGAAGGGCATAACTTATCTGATTATGAGAGACTTAGTCGGTTATTTTCTCCAG AGGAGATGATGGTCTTAGACGTGTTGGAGAGTCTGGTGACTGTGCCCAATGAAACGTCACAGGCCAAGATTAATAGTCCTTCAG GTACATGTGGAAAGAGAATTTCTGCATCATCTAACACACAGGAGGAAGGGCTTTCTCCTGTCTATCAATCTAAACAAACGAAGCAAGATAGTGATTCCAGTGCTTCAGCGGAAAggaaaaaaaggagaaagaagTTACCAGATGAAGAG GTGCTGGCTGAAGAACAAATCAGTTCTGGTAATACTTCAGTTATACCACAAGCATGTCAGCTTGATACCACGGAGCAGCCCTCCTTGAATTCTGACTTTGAGAAAGAAGCAATAGATATACCTGAATCAACTGCAAATATTTGTGCTGAAGTATCCCCTGATGCACCGATGGAAATTGACCCTCAAATAAGTATGTCAAGGAAGAGCAAAAGAAAATCCAAAGTACAATGCAAAAGAAACTATGTGTTTTGCAATGAAGGTGCCGATAATTTACAG GCAAAGAAATTGCTGCATTGCTTGTCATCTGAATCACTTCGTAGATGGTGTACATACGAGTGGTTCTACAGCGCAGTTGATTATCCATGGTTTATGAATAATGAATTTGTGAACTACTTAAATTTTGCAAAATTGAGCCATCTTTCAAGGCTCACTCGATCTGAGTGGAGCACAATCCGAAG TTCTCTCGGCAAGCCCCGTCGCTTTTCCAATCATTTCCTGGCAGTAGAAAAGGAAAAACTTGAGGATTATCGACAAAACGTTAGGAAATACTATGCCGAACTAAGTGATGGTTTGCGGGATTCTCTACCAACAGACCTAGCTCGGCCTTTTTCAGTTGGCCAGCATGTCATTGTTCGTCACCCGAGTACCAGAGAACTTGCTGATGGTAAAGTGGTAATCATGGAGCGGGATTGTTACAAGGTCCAGTTTGATAGCCCTGATCTAGGTGTTGATATAATTAAG GACACTGATTGTATGCCTGTAAACTGGTTGGATAATCTGCCTGACGATCTCAAGAAGAGGAGCTCCCTCTCAAATAATGCACACCGCAAACCGGATTTTGAGCACATTCCGGAGCTTACTTCAAAGGAGAGCTGGGGTAATATCATGAATGACATTTCCGTACCTGAGTCGTCCAGTAGTCGACAG GCTTCATCTTCTGTGGGCGGTGAACTGCTACCCACCAAGAGTACCACCATTTGTAGATCTACACTGCCACCATTCCACCCACTTCAGTCCGCCGCCGACAGTTTACAATCAAGGGGTCGCTCAAACAACAACAGTGGTCAGAGTGATGAACTGGATTCTCATGTTACTGCATTTGTCCAGAAATCGCTTAAACAAGCCAAACAGATGGTTGGTGAAGTCATGCAG GCAAGCTATGGAAATGGTAATGAATCTGGGGAAGAAGCAACACCATGTATAAGCCTGGAATCTGAGTCTACTCTTGATGATGCCCAGCTTCCATCCACCCTGATAGAGAACTGTGTTGCTACAGTTATTGCAATCAAG GACCTGAGCGAGCATCGGCACCCGCCTGCCAAGATAGCAGGTGTGCTGGAGCGTGCTTTTTTGATGCTGCGCCCAAGCTGTCCAGAGAACCTCGCGATCTACAGCGAGATAGAGAGCTACATCGCTGTTGTCAAGAGCCAGATACTAGCCCTTGTGCCAACAACATCTGGCAATGCAGCTCTGGCAATGTAG